In one Haloplanus salinus genomic region, the following are encoded:
- a CDS encoding DICT sensory domain-containing protein yields MVADGGLSGIEDFFQEASGHDVSLVTIDRTEPRPVQDLLAKAFSMQTVDLIERSLPRDDDDVVALRKNGRVTAVSSLRELMQSFLLVNAERFKTGTKGFDDGVPAVLRGMDETLFDLRGYPASNREKLLLVLVSRHIERLAYEAGTGTLRSTFQQLSRLEDELGTKKLYERLAGRTVDVHVYGVPDEVPRGLDAAVHTSTSDEYRNSWCVVFSPSDGPGAALIASQQEPNRWRGFWTYDPETVGRVDRYLERSF; encoded by the coding sequence ATGGTCGCCGACGGCGGTCTCTCGGGTATCGAGGACTTCTTTCAGGAGGCGAGTGGTCACGACGTGTCGCTCGTCACGATCGATCGGACGGAGCCGAGACCCGTCCAGGACCTGCTGGCGAAGGCGTTCAGCATGCAGACGGTCGACCTGATCGAACGGTCGCTCCCGAGGGACGACGACGACGTCGTCGCCCTTCGTAAGAACGGCCGGGTGACGGCCGTCTCGTCGCTCCGCGAACTGATGCAGTCGTTCCTGCTCGTGAACGCCGAGCGGTTCAAGACGGGGACCAAGGGCTTCGACGACGGCGTGCCGGCCGTGCTCCGAGGGATGGACGAGACGCTGTTCGACCTGCGTGGGTATCCGGCGTCCAACAGGGAGAAACTCCTGCTCGTCCTCGTCTCGCGGCACATCGAACGGCTGGCGTACGAGGCGGGTACCGGGACGCTTCGTTCGACGTTCCAACAGCTCTCGCGGCTCGAAGACGAACTCGGAACGAAGAAGCTGTACGAGCGACTCGCGGGGCGAACCGTCGACGTCCACGTCTACGGCGTCCCGGACGAGGTGCCGCGCGGGCTCGACGCGGCGGTCCACACCAGCACTAGCGACGAGTACCGGAACTCCTGGTGTGTCGTCTTCAGTCCGTCGGACGGTCCGGGGGCGGCGCTGATCGCCTCCCAGCAGGAGCCCAATCGATGGCGGGGGTTCTGGACGTACGACCCCGAGACGGTCGGACGCGTGGACCGCTACCTCGAACGGTCGTTCTGA
- the aroA gene encoding 3-phosphoshikimate 1-carboxyvinyltransferase, translated as MDVDITRSRVHGRARAPPSKSYTHRAILAAGYSDGAVVADPLVSADTRATMRAVEAFGGRVDRTDGDLDVTGFAGRPGVPDDVVDCANSGTTTRIVTACAALADGLTVLTGDNSLRSRPQGPLLDAVDQLDGRAESTRGNGQAPLVVGGSVAGGAVSIPGDVSSQYITALLMAGAVTDEGIDIDLETELKSAPYVDITLEVLDAFGVEAAETVAGYRVPGGQQYERDDPYPVPGDFSSMSYLLAAGAVAADDGGVVVAGAYPSAQGDSAIVDVLERMGADISWDREAGEITVRRSDLSGVEVDVGDTPDLLPTIAVLGAVADGDTRIVNCEHVRLKETDRVRAMATELETLGAAVTEEPDTLTIHGGESDLRGATVAGHDDHRIVMSLAVAGLVAEGTTTVAGAGHVDVSFPGFFDVLYDLGAELDEHER; from the coding sequence ATGGACGTGGATATCACCCGTTCGCGGGTCCACGGACGGGCGCGCGCGCCGCCGTCGAAGAGCTACACGCACCGGGCGATCCTCGCGGCGGGGTACAGCGACGGCGCCGTCGTCGCCGACCCGCTGGTGAGCGCCGACACGCGGGCGACGATGCGAGCCGTCGAGGCCTTCGGCGGGCGGGTCGACCGAACGGACGGCGACCTCGACGTGACGGGCTTTGCCGGCCGGCCTGGCGTCCCCGACGACGTCGTCGACTGCGCGAACAGCGGGACGACCACCCGCATCGTCACGGCGTGTGCAGCGCTCGCAGACGGGCTGACGGTGCTGACGGGCGACAACTCGCTGCGCTCGCGGCCGCAGGGACCGTTACTCGACGCCGTCGACCAACTCGACGGCCGCGCGGAGAGCACGCGGGGCAACGGGCAGGCACCGCTGGTCGTCGGCGGGTCGGTCGCGGGCGGCGCCGTCTCCATTCCCGGCGACGTGTCCTCACAGTACATCACCGCGCTCCTGATGGCGGGCGCGGTGACCGACGAGGGGATCGATATCGACCTCGAAACCGAACTGAAGTCGGCGCCGTACGTCGATATCACGCTCGAAGTGCTGGACGCCTTCGGGGTCGAAGCCGCGGAAACGGTCGCTGGCTATCGGGTTCCGGGCGGGCAGCAGTACGAACGGGACGATCCGTACCCCGTCCCCGGCGATTTCTCGTCGATGTCGTACCTGCTCGCGGCTGGCGCCGTCGCGGCCGACGACGGCGGCGTCGTCGTCGCGGGCGCCTACCCCAGCGCACAGGGCGACAGCGCCATCGTCGACGTGTTGGAGCGCATGGGTGCCGATATTTCGTGGGACCGCGAGGCGGGTGAGATCACGGTCCGCCGGAGCGACCTCTCGGGCGTCGAGGTGGACGTGGGCGACACGCCGGACCTGCTGCCCACCATCGCGGTCCTCGGCGCCGTCGCGGACGGCGACACCCGGATCGTCAACTGCGAGCACGTCCGGTTGAAAGAGACCGACCGGGTGCGCGCGATGGCGACGGAGCTGGAGACGCTGGGCGCCGCGGTGACCGAAGAGCCGGACACCCTGACGATCCACGGGGGCGAGAGCGACCTGCGGGGGGCGACGGTGGCGGGCCACGACGACCACCGGATCGTGATGTCGCTGGCGGTCGCGGGACTCGTCGCCGAAGGGACGACGACCGTCGCGGGCGCGGGTCACGTCGACGTCTCTTTCCCAGGGTTCTTCGATGTGCTTTATGACCTCGGAGCCGAACTGGACGAACATGAACGGTAA
- the aroC gene encoding chorismate synthase encodes MNGNRFGRLFQVTTYGESHGDAMGVVVSGCPAGLELSEADIQRDLDRRKPGQSMITTSRGEPDEVRIHSGLQDGYTTGTPLGMVIQNKDARSGKYEPYVTAPRPSHGDFTYSAKFGTRNWGGGGRSSARETVNWVAAGAVAKKVLDDHGIELKAHVNQIGDIEAPDVSFEQMLEHSEDNEVRCAHPETADRMRERIEQYQKEGDSIGGSVEFEVRGVPRGLGAPRFDSMTARLGQAMMSVPAATAFEFGLGREARRYRGSERNEDWEFDEDGDPVPVGNDHGGIQGGITTGQPIRGEVTIHAPTSIPKAQTTVDWETGEEKEIQVVGRHDPVLPPRGVPVVESMLALTLVDFLLLSGRANPDRMDGRPGKYETDYHPRSPGNVDE; translated from the coding sequence ATGAACGGTAACCGATTCGGTCGTCTGTTCCAAGTGACGACCTACGGCGAGAGTCACGGGGACGCGATGGGCGTCGTCGTCTCGGGCTGTCCGGCCGGCCTCGAACTGTCCGAGGCGGACATCCAGCGTGACCTCGACCGGCGCAAGCCGGGACAGTCGATGATCACGACCAGCCGGGGCGAACCCGACGAAGTACGCATCCACAGCGGCCTGCAGGACGGGTACACGACCGGCACGCCGCTGGGGATGGTCATCCAGAACAAGGACGCCCGGTCGGGCAAGTACGAGCCCTACGTGACGGCACCCCGTCCGTCCCACGGCGACTTCACGTACTCCGCGAAGTTCGGCACGCGCAACTGGGGCGGCGGCGGACGGTCCTCGGCCCGCGAGACGGTGAACTGGGTGGCCGCGGGCGCGGTGGCGAAGAAGGTGCTGGACGACCACGGGATCGAACTCAAGGCCCACGTCAACCAGATCGGCGACATCGAGGCGCCCGACGTGAGCTTCGAGCAGATGCTGGAACACAGCGAGGACAACGAGGTGCGGTGTGCACACCCCGAGACGGCCGACCGGATGCGCGAGCGGATCGAGCAGTACCAGAAGGAGGGCGATTCGATCGGCGGGTCCGTCGAGTTCGAGGTACGCGGCGTCCCCCGTGGCCTCGGCGCACCGCGGTTCGATTCGATGACCGCTCGCCTCGGGCAGGCGATGATGTCGGTCCCGGCGGCGACGGCCTTCGAGTTCGGCCTCGGGCGCGAGGCGCGCCGATACAGGGGCTCGGAGCGCAACGAGGATTGGGAGTTCGACGAGGACGGCGACCCCGTCCCCGTCGGCAACGACCACGGCGGGATCCAAGGCGGCATCACGACCGGCCAGCCGATCCGTGGCGAAGTGACGATCCACGCGCCGACGTCGATCCCCAAGGCCCAGACGACCGTCGACTGGGAGACCGGCGAGGAGAAGGAGATCCAGGTCGTCGGGCGCCACGATCCGGTCTTGCCGCCGCGGGGAGTGCCCGTCGTCGAGTCGATGCTCGCGCTGACGCTCGTCGACTTCCTGTTGCTGTCGGGGCGGGCCAACCCCGACCGGATGGACGGGCGACCCGGCAAGTACGAAACCGACTATCACCCCCGCAGTCCTGGGAACGTCGACGAGTAG
- a CDS encoding PAS domain S-box protein — MSDESPRIVLVAVSRHLEARLLSTLRDAGFDVTTLDSAGDCLRLVARDDVDGVVSGYALPDLDGVRLLRSIRVSHPGLPFVLILESASPAVTDEAVAAGVSGYVPADADPSTILARLQAALDRDAPWFSDEHQRRYRHLIEMAPVPITLFDDAGESIWCNDATLDLLGLDGRDELVGRSIFEFVHPHDRAIARRELTDVVEHKESVGPTQMKLQRPDGEVRYVQVSTAAGQFLGKDIGQAVVVDVTPLREVQRALQDERRFVEEALDTLQDVFYVVDAEGSLLRWNDAVTDATGYDDGELASMNVAELFADTDVSRVRAAIETVVEEGSHTVEATLVTKHGHTCPYEFRGRRLDGGGDDGPRVVGIGRDISHRKERKRQLKALEQWLRHNIRNDVNVIHGTAENVREGRIEDVEAGVRRIERYADHLLEQADRERRIVEILTEPIDPIPIDLADLADRRVDALRERYPDADIALIGADSVVVAAIPDLSGAVDELIENAVKYADCETPTVRVAVVDDGARGLVRVTDEGPGIPDIERETLDFDRDIDQLHHGSGLGLLFVYWVTRLSAGDMSIDGSGDGSTVTLALPVAQRE, encoded by the coding sequence ATGTCCGACGAGTCGCCGCGAATCGTGCTCGTCGCCGTTTCCCGGCACCTCGAAGCCCGGCTGCTGTCGACGCTTCGCGACGCCGGTTTCGACGTGACGACCCTCGACTCGGCGGGCGACTGTCTCCGCCTCGTGGCCCGGGACGACGTGGACGGCGTCGTCAGCGGCTACGCCCTCCCGGATCTGGACGGGGTCCGGCTGTTGCGGTCGATCCGCGTCTCCCACCCGGGACTCCCCTTCGTGTTGATCCTCGAATCGGCGTCGCCGGCGGTCACCGACGAGGCGGTCGCCGCCGGCGTGAGCGGCTACGTACCGGCGGACGCCGATCCGTCGACGATCCTCGCCCGTCTCCAGGCCGCCCTCGACCGGGACGCCCCGTGGTTCTCCGACGAACATCAGCGCCGGTACCGCCATCTCATCGAGATGGCGCCCGTTCCGATCACCCTGTTCGACGACGCCGGCGAGTCGATCTGGTGTAACGACGCCACCCTCGACCTCCTCGGACTCGACGGTCGGGACGAACTCGTCGGGCGGTCGATCTTCGAGTTCGTCCACCCTCACGACCGAGCCATCGCCCGGCGGGAACTGACCGACGTGGTCGAACACAAGGAGTCGGTCGGGCCGACACAGATGAAACTCCAGCGACCCGACGGCGAGGTGCGATACGTGCAGGTGTCGACCGCAGCCGGGCAATTTCTGGGGAAGGACATCGGCCAGGCCGTCGTCGTCGACGTCACGCCCCTCCGCGAGGTGCAGCGTGCCCTCCAAGACGAACGGCGATTCGTCGAGGAGGCGCTCGATACGCTTCAGGACGTGTTCTACGTCGTCGACGCCGAGGGCAGCCTCCTGCGGTGGAACGACGCGGTGACCGACGCCACCGGGTACGACGACGGGGAGTTGGCCTCGATGAACGTCGCCGAGTTGTTCGCCGACACGGACGTGTCACGGGTGCGGGCCGCCATCGAAACCGTCGTCGAGGAGGGTTCGCATACGGTGGAAGCCACGCTCGTCACCAAACACGGCCACACCTGCCCGTACGAGTTCCGGGGTCGGCGGCTGGACGGCGGCGGTGACGACGGGCCACGCGTGGTGGGCATCGGGCGCGACATTTCGCACCGAAAGGAGCGCAAACGGCAGTTGAAGGCGCTCGAACAGTGGCTCCGTCACAACATCCGTAACGACGTGAACGTCATCCACGGCACCGCCGAGAACGTCCGCGAGGGCCGAATCGAGGACGTCGAAGCGGGCGTCCGCCGGATCGAGCGCTACGCCGACCACCTGCTCGAACAGGCCGACCGCGAGCGCCGGATCGTGGAGATTCTGACGGAGCCGATCGACCCGATTCCGATCGACCTCGCCGACCTCGCCGACCGGCGCGTGGACGCGCTCCGGGAGCGCTACCCGGACGCCGACATCGCCCTCATCGGCGCCGATTCGGTCGTCGTAGCCGCGATTCCGGATCTCTCGGGCGCCGTCGACGAACTGATCGAGAACGCCGTCAAGTACGCCGACTGCGAGACGCCGACGGTTCGGGTCGCCGTCGTCGACGACGGTGCACGGGGGCTCGTTCGCGTCACCGACGAGGGACCGGGCATCCCCGACATCGAGCGGGAGACCCTCGATTTCGACCGCGACATCGACCAGCTTCACCACGGCTCCGGACTGGGACTGCTCTTCGTCTACTGGGTGACCCGACTCTCCGCCGGCGACATGAGCATCGACGGGTCCGGCGACGGCAGCACCGTCACGCTCGCTCTGCCGGTGGCCCAGCGGGAGTGA
- a CDS encoding 2-oxoacid:acceptor oxidoreductase subunit alpha yields the protein MTDHELMWRIAGGSGDGIASTSQNFAKALMRAGLHVFTHRHYPSRIRGGHTYTEVRADSEPVRSRGDGFNCLLALGDSFARNPKEDAYYGDEEVKPLAENLDELNEGGVIVYDTGLLDADDIPNFEERVEENGWHVYPINLREIARDHGREVMRNTAGVGATAALLGIDLSYFEELMAESMPEDILEPNTEILHYTHDMVTEEFEFTHDLRVPEGDHDEEQVLLSGSDSIAYGAIDEGCRFIAGYPMTPWTEVFTIMSQALPGVGGISEQVEDEIAAAALALGASHAGVKAMSGSSGGGFALMSEPLGLAEMSETPVVLVEAMRAGPSTGLPTKPEQADLEHVLYTSQGDSNRVVLAPGTVAEAYEQSRLAFQLAYGYNIPVILLYDQKIGGELMNVPASHFDREPNPDLGAVTTEAELEDAPHGPGGKFHRYRYDADDGVSPRSVPGQKGGHFLVTGNEHNQAGHIEEDPTNRVTQVERRASKLDAIRGLLDDRNTQTHMGPDDADYGLITFGSQQGTVAEAVDRLNDAGHSVKGIGVSDMMPYPVEEMTEFLESVDEALVVEMNSSGQFRGLTQKELGRFGDKLSSLLKYNGEPFEPAEIVAGFEASIEGQDVPKQQTTYVPAAGD from the coding sequence ATGACTGACCACGAGCTCATGTGGCGGATTGCTGGTGGCTCCGGCGACGGTATCGCGTCGACCAGCCAGAACTTCGCCAAGGCCCTGATGCGCGCGGGCCTGCACGTCTTTACGCATCGACATTATCCGTCGCGGATTCGCGGCGGCCACACCTACACCGAGGTACGCGCCGACTCGGAGCCGGTGCGGTCCCGCGGCGACGGGTTCAACTGCCTGCTCGCGCTCGGCGACTCCTTCGCACGGAATCCCAAAGAGGACGCCTACTACGGCGACGAGGAAGTGAAGCCGCTGGCGGAGAACCTCGACGAACTCAACGAGGGCGGCGTCATCGTCTACGACACCGGCCTGCTAGACGCCGACGATATTCCGAACTTCGAGGAGCGCGTCGAGGAGAACGGCTGGCACGTCTATCCGATCAACCTCCGCGAAATCGCCCGTGACCACGGGCGCGAGGTCATGCGGAACACCGCGGGCGTCGGCGCGACGGCCGCGTTGCTGGGAATCGACCTCTCCTACTTCGAGGAACTGATGGCCGAGTCGATGCCGGAGGACATCCTCGAACCCAACACGGAGATTCTCCACTACACCCACGACATGGTGACCGAGGAGTTCGAGTTCACCCACGACCTCCGCGTCCCCGAGGGTGATCACGACGAGGAACAGGTGCTCCTGTCGGGCAGCGACAGTATCGCCTACGGCGCCATCGACGAGGGCTGCCGGTTCATCGCCGGCTACCCGATGACGCCGTGGACCGAAGTGTTCACCATCATGTCACAGGCGCTGCCCGGGGTGGGCGGCATCTCCGAACAGGTGGAGGACGAAATCGCCGCCGCGGCGCTCGCACTCGGCGCTTCCCACGCCGGCGTCAAGGCGATGTCCGGCTCCTCCGGCGGCGGGTTCGCGCTCATGTCCGAGCCGCTCGGCCTCGCGGAGATGTCCGAGACGCCCGTCGTCCTCGTCGAGGCGATGCGCGCCGGCCCCTCGACTGGCCTGCCGACGAAGCCCGAACAGGCCGACCTCGAACACGTCCTCTATACGAGCCAGGGGGACTCGAACCGCGTCGTGCTGGCGCCGGGGACGGTCGCCGAGGCGTACGAACAGTCGCGGCTCGCCTTCCAGCTCGCCTACGGCTACAACATCCCGGTGATCCTGCTGTACGACCAGAAGATCGGCGGCGAGCTGATGAACGTGCCCGCGAGCCACTTCGACCGCGAACCGAACCCCGATCTGGGTGCCGTCACGACCGAGGCCGAACTGGAGGACGCTCCCCACGGCCCCGGCGGGAAGTTCCATCGCTACCGCTACGACGCTGATGACGGCGTCAGCCCGCGGTCCGTCCCCGGCCAGAAGGGCGGCCACTTCCTCGTGACCGGTAACGAACACAACCAGGCCGGCCACATCGAGGAGGATCCGACCAACCGCGTTACGCAGGTCGAGCGTCGGGCGTCGAAGCTCGACGCCATCCGCGGGTTACTCGACGACCGGAACACGCAGACGCACATGGGTCCCGACGACGCCGACTACGGACTGATCACCTTCGGGAGCCAGCAGGGCACCGTCGCGGAGGCGGTCGACCGTCTCAACGACGCCGGCCACTCGGTGAAAGGCATCGGCGTCAGCGACATGATGCCGTACCCGGTCGAAGAGATGACCGAGTTCCTCGAGAGCGTCGACGAGGCGCTGGTGGTCGAGATGAACTCCTCGGGGCAGTTCCGGGGCCTCACGCAGAAAGAGCTCGGTCGGTTCGGCGACAAGCTGTCGAGCCTCCTGAAGTACAACGGCGAACCGTTCGAGCCC
- a CDS encoding choice-of-anchor I domain-containing protein: MDASANGAALDGDLPAEEGGGASGRNCFSAGTTHSVLFAWWVSVDHGNAIRSDTATFDVGLYGEQCRHNDGSVSGVDAYDGLVAVAVENDDPRADGRVALYDTSDDGFVGSAPLGPLPDRVKFTPDGNTVMVANEGEPASDYTEDPEGSVSVVDVSNGPGNASSATAGFGNVDARSLREDGVLSRLEGLEVTARPPSFGEGDVSDLSGLYLFGGRSYLILDSDGQQVFESGDQFEQIVRNSDDDESGIDEESPAAGPEPEGVAIGGIDGEVFACIGFEEVGGVAMFDVTDPETPSFVDYSNTRDFDIGPETATEDEGEPGSVAGDLAPEGLTFVPATDSPSGDPLLIVGYEVSGTTAVYSIA, from the coding sequence ATGGACGCCTCGGCCAACGGGGCGGCGCTCGACGGCGACCTGCCGGCTGAAGAGGGCGGCGGCGCGAGCGGGCGCAACTGCTTCTCCGCGGGGACGACCCACTCGGTCCTCTTCGCGTGGTGGGTGTCGGTCGATCACGGCAACGCGATTCGAAGCGACACCGCGACGTTCGACGTCGGCCTCTACGGCGAGCAGTGCCGGCACAACGACGGCTCGGTGAGCGGCGTCGACGCCTACGACGGCCTCGTCGCCGTCGCCGTCGAGAACGACGATCCGCGGGCGGACGGCCGCGTCGCGCTCTACGACACGAGCGACGACGGGTTCGTCGGGAGCGCCCCGCTCGGCCCCCTGCCGGATCGGGTGAAGTTCACGCCCGACGGCAACACCGTGATGGTCGCCAACGAGGGCGAACCGGCGAGCGACTACACCGAGGACCCCGAGGGGTCGGTCAGCGTCGTCGACGTGTCGAACGGTCCCGGGAACGCGTCGTCGGCGACCGCCGGCTTCGGCAACGTCGACGCCCGGAGCCTGCGCGAGGACGGCGTCCTCTCGCGGCTGGAAGGGCTCGAAGTGACCGCCCGCCCGCCGAGCTTCGGCGAAGGCGACGTTTCGGATCTCTCCGGACTCTACCTGTTCGGCGGTCGCTCCTACCTGATCCTCGACAGCGATGGTCAGCAGGTGTTCGAGAGCGGCGACCAGTTCGAGCAGATCGTTCGGAACTCCGACGACGACGAGAGCGGCATCGACGAGGAGAGTCCGGCTGCCGGCCCCGAACCGGAGGGCGTCGCGATCGGCGGGATCGACGGCGAGGTCTTCGCGTGCATCGGTTTCGAGGAGGTCGGCGGCGTCGCCATGTTCGACGTGACCGACCCCGAAACCCCGTCGTTCGTCGACTACAGCAACACCCGCGACTTCGACATCGGCCCCGAGACCGCGACCGAGGACGAGGGTGAACCGGGGTCGGTCGCCGGCGACCTCGCCCCGGAGGGACTGACGTTCGTCCCGGCGACGGACAGCCCGAGCGGCGATCCCCTGCTGATCGTCGGCTACGAGGTCAGCGGAACGACGGCCGTCTACAGCATCGCCTGA